Proteins from one Romboutsia sp. CE17 genomic window:
- a CDS encoding HAD family hydrolase, whose product MGEIKGIIFDMDGVLVDSERVSYKFWTKAFEKYGYDYSMEVHYNLLGRNTSSIRNVLGDIFGEELPLDDIYKYKTEEMLKYLEDIGVPAKTGVFEILDFLKSNGYKIALATSTNRDKAIQRLERAGIRVQFDAMICGDEVENSKPNPEIFLKAAKKLNLNPRECMVIEDSPAGVEAGYQGGMKVINIPDMKEPDNEVIEKSYMICNSLLDVIDCLKNI is encoded by the coding sequence ATGGGAGAGATAAAAGGGATTATTTTTGATATGGATGGAGTTCTAGTAGATAGTGAAAGAGTATCTTATAAATTTTGGACAAAAGCATTTGAAAAGTATGGTTATGATTATAGTATGGAAGTACATTACAATTTACTTGGAAGAAATACCAGTAGTATTAGAAATGTATTAGGGGATATTTTTGGAGAAGAGTTACCTTTAGATGATATTTATAAATATAAAACAGAAGAAATGCTAAAGTACTTAGAAGATATAGGTGTTCCAGCTAAGACGGGTGTATTTGAAATATTAGATTTTTTAAAAAGTAATGGATATAAAATAGCATTGGCAACATCTACCAATAGAGATAAAGCAATTCAAAGACTAGAAAGAGCGGGTATAAGAGTTCAGTTTGACGCTATGATTTGTGGAGATGAAGTTGAAAATTCTAAACCTAATCCAGAGATATTTTTAAAAGCAGCTAAAAAGCTTAATTTAAATCCAAGAGAATGTATGGTAATAGAAGATTCTCCAGCGGGTGTTGAGGCAGGATACCAAGGAGGAATGAAAGTAATCAATATTCCTGATATGAAAGAACCAGATAATGAAGTAATAGAAAAATCATATATGATATGCAATAGTTTGTTAGATGTAATAGATTGTTTAAAAAATATTTAG
- a CDS encoding DEAD/DEAH box helicase produces MDINNIKNILEFTADRLAYNRGFTFYKRNLVRDCYSNKENDTYTFYGTVYDDYTRQSYTSLININAKTRNILNYSCDCKDFISKDNQIKVCSHVVATVLQGIENIQKDEFIEEENINIIDPSLSLTIGQSRGGYLKLELDIENIEKNEYKKIFNSYKEKKKLYRLSNGSYLDLKNDDLVKTFMLIDSLGIYFDFDNMKIPNNKTIYLQNSIERENMDFIKGKNYISNIANKYKKISKKEYVIPKKLNATLRDYQIEGFNFFNTLSDYEFGGILADEMGLGKTLQTISFILSKENKKSIVIMPTALIHNWKSEFEKFAPSLKIALVHGNKSEREDIIRNYKDYDVILTTYNTYKNDQEKYENISFDYCIIDEAQNIKNPDTLISKIIKKVPSKVRFALTGTPIENNLLELWSIFDFIMPNYLYNKERFKNIFVNDDKNIEELKKMIQPFILRRTKKEVIKELPEKIEHKYYVELEKEHKRAYIGFVKLIKNKLKESNQDKITIFSYLTKLRQLALAPDIMVKNYKGKNSKIDILMDIIKGNEDRKILVFSQFTKVLDLIGKRLNENNINYSYLDGKTSAKDRFRLVNEFNKSNENKIFLISLKAGGTGLNLTSASIVVHFDPWWNPSVENQASDRAHRIGQKQVVDVIKLIAKNTVEEKVIGLQESKKDLIDNIMDANLENSRVLKNLTQDDLIDLFM; encoded by the coding sequence GTGGATATTAATAATATCAAGAATATATTAGAATTTACTGCAGATAGATTAGCATATAATAGAGGTTTTACATTTTATAAAAGAAACTTAGTAAGAGATTGTTACTCAAATAAAGAAAATGATACTTATACATTTTATGGGACTGTATATGATGATTATACAAGACAAAGTTATACTAGTTTAATTAACATAAATGCTAAAACTAGAAATATATTAAATTATAGTTGCGATTGTAAGGATTTTATATCAAAAGATAATCAAATTAAAGTATGTTCACATGTAGTTGCAACTGTTCTTCAAGGTATTGAAAATATACAAAAAGATGAATTTATAGAAGAAGAAAATATAAACATAATTGATCCAAGTTTAAGTTTAACTATAGGTCAATCAAGAGGTGGATACTTAAAATTAGAACTAGATATAGAAAATATAGAGAAAAATGAATATAAAAAAATTTTTAATTCATATAAAGAAAAAAAGAAGCTTTATAGATTATCTAATGGAAGCTACTTAGATTTAAAAAATGATGACTTAGTAAAAACTTTTATGTTAATAGATAGTTTAGGCATATATTTTGATTTTGACAATATGAAAATACCTAACAATAAAACTATATATCTTCAAAATTCTATTGAAAGAGAAAATATGGATTTTATTAAGGGTAAAAATTATATAAGTAATATAGCTAATAAATATAAAAAAATATCAAAGAAAGAATATGTAATACCAAAAAAATTAAATGCAACACTAAGAGATTATCAAATAGAAGGATTTAACTTCTTTAATACTTTATCAGACTATGAATTTGGTGGAATACTAGCTGATGAGATGGGGCTAGGTAAAACTTTACAAACTATTTCCTTTATACTTTCTAAAGAAAATAAAAAAAGTATCGTTATAATGCCTACCGCTTTAATTCATAACTGGAAAAGTGAGTTTGAAAAGTTTGCACCAAGTTTAAAAATTGCTTTAGTTCATGGGAATAAAAGCGAAAGAGAAGATATAATAAGAAATTATAAAGATTATGATGTAATACTTACGACTTATAATACATATAAAAATGATCAAGAAAAATATGAGAATATAAGCTTTGATTATTGCATTATAGATGAAGCTCAAAATATAAAAAATCCAGATACACTAATATCTAAAATTATAAAAAAAGTACCTTCTAAAGTGAGATTTGCTTTAACAGGTACTCCAATAGAAAATAATTTGCTAGAATTATGGTCTATTTTTGATTTTATAATGCCAAATTATTTATATAATAAAGAAAGATTTAAAAATATATTTGTTAATGATGATAAAAATATAGAAGAATTAAAAAAGATGATACAACCATTTATATTAAGAAGAACGAAAAAAGAAGTAATAAAAGAACTACCTGAGAAGATAGAACACAAATACTATGTAGAGTTAGAAAAAGAGCATAAAAGAGCTTACATTGGATTTGTAAAGCTGATTAAAAATAAGTTAAAAGAATCTAATCAAGATAAGATAACTATTTTCTCTTATTTAACAAAACTTAGACAATTAGCTTTAGCTCCAGATATTATGGTTAAAAATTATAAAGGTAAAAACTCCAAGATAGATATATTAATGGATATTATAAAGGGAAATGAAGATAGAAAAATTTTAGTATTCTCTCAATTTACGAAAGTTTTAGACTTAATAGGAAAAAGATTAAATGAAAATAATATTAATTACAGTTATTTAGATGGTAAAACAAGTGCAAAAGATAGATTTAGGTTAGTAAATGAGTTTAATAAATCAAATGAAAATAAAATATTTTTAATATCTTTGAAAGCAGGGGGAACAGGTTTAAATTTAACTAGCGCTTCTATAGTTGTTCATTTTGATCCATGGTGGAATCCATCAGTAGAAAATCAAGCTAGTGATAGAGCGCATAGAATAGGACAAAAACAAGTAGTAGATGTTATTAAACTTATAGCTAAAAATACTGTTGAGGAAAAAGTTATAGGCTTACAAGAAAGCAAAAAAGATTTAATAGACAATATAATGGATGCGAATTTAGAAAATAGCAGAGTTCTTAAAAATTTAACTCAAGATGACTTAATAGATTTATTTATGTAA
- a CDS encoding MOSC domain-containing protein, which translates to MAKVVSINISTKKGVVKVPVDKAELKIDHGIVGDAHAGNWHRQISMLAEESIQKMKDKGFDHLKFGDFAENITTEGIEVYTLPVGTKLKIGECEVEVTQIGKKCHQGCAIRQTTGDCVMPREGIFVKVLKEGTININDEIEII; encoded by the coding sequence ATGGCGAAAGTAGTATCTATAAATATAAGCACAAAAAAAGGTGTTGTAAAAGTACCTGTTGATAAGGCTGAACTAAAAATAGATCATGGAATAGTAGGAGATGCACATGCAGGGAATTGGCATCGTCAAATAAGTATGTTGGCAGAAGAAAGTATTCAAAAAATGAAAGATAAAGGATTCGATCATTTAAAATTTGGTGATTTTGCTGAAAATATAACTACAGAAGGAATTGAAGTTTATACATTACCAGTAGGCACGAAGCTTAAAATTGGAGAATGTGAAGTCGAAGTAACACAAATAGGGAAAAAATGTCATCAAGGATGTGCTATAAGACAGACTACAGGTGACTGTGTAATGCCAAGAGAAGGGATATTTGTTAAAGTATTAAAAGAAGGTACTATTAATATAAATGATGAAATTGAAATTATATAA
- the moaC gene encoding cyclic pyranopterin monophosphate synthase MoaC, which produces MLTHINEKGYAKMVDISEKDNTVRVATATSTISMSKEALEKIKHGQIKKGDVLSVAQVAGIMGAKNTSNNIPMCHQINLVGCDLDFKIDDENSAIIIYATCKSVGKTGVEMEALNACSIAALTIYDMCKAVDKRMVISNTHLLEKTGGKSGDFKF; this is translated from the coding sequence ATGTTAACTCATATAAACGAAAAAGGATATGCAAAAATGGTAGACATAAGTGAAAAAGATAACACTGTAAGAGTAGCTACAGCAACATCTACCATTAGCATGAGTAAAGAAGCTTTAGAAAAAATAAAACATGGTCAAATAAAAAAAGGTGATGTATTATCTGTAGCTCAAGTAGCTGGAATAATGGGGGCAAAGAATACTTCTAATAACATACCTATGTGTCATCAAATTAACTTAGTTGGCTGTGATTTAGATTTTAAAATTGATGATGAAAATAGTGCTATTATAATATATGCAACATGTAAAAGTGTAGGTAAAACTGGTGTAGAAATGGAAGCTTTAAATGCATGTTCTATAGCAGCATTAACTATATATGATATGTGCAAAGCAGTAGATAAAAGAATGGTAATAAGCAACACACACCTACTTGAAAAAACTGGTGGAAAATCTGGGGACTTTAAATTTTAA
- the moaA gene encoding GTP 3',8-cyclase MoaA yields the protein MKDKYGRDINYLRISLTDKCNLKCIYCMPSDVKYEDEYINKNLSTDDYKFIIKSMANIGITKLRFTGGEPTLHPGLNELIWYAKNECNIDDIAITTNGVNLSKMIHTLKSSGLKKVNISLDSLKEYKYKSITRGGNLKEVIDGINMCIKEGIKVKINCVAIKGFNDGEIYDFMELIRYNPIDVRFIELMPIGEGQKVYKNGYINVYEMIESIEGLYHVPSEDNSPAKYYKYDGAKGRIGVITPLSCSFCKDCNRIRVTSNGKIKLCLHSKEEIDIKKYLNRPLIFREALKDMILDKPEKHNLIENQTSDTTRKMYEIGG from the coding sequence ATGAAAGATAAATATGGAAGAGATATAAATTATCTCAGAATATCATTAACGGATAAATGTAATTTAAAATGTATATATTGTATGCCGTCTGATGTTAAATATGAGGATGAATATATTAATAAAAACTTAAGTACAGATGATTATAAATTTATAATAAAATCAATGGCTAATATTGGTATAACTAAATTAAGATTTACTGGTGGTGAGCCAACTCTTCATCCAGGTCTAAATGAATTAATTTGGTATGCTAAAAATGAATGTAATATAGATGATATAGCTATAACGACAAATGGAGTTAATCTTTCTAAAATGATACACACATTAAAGTCAAGTGGATTAAAAAAAGTAAATATAAGCTTGGATTCGTTAAAGGAATACAAATATAAGTCTATAACTAGAGGCGGTAATTTAAAAGAAGTTATAGATGGAATTAATATGTGTATAAAAGAAGGCATAAAGGTAAAGATAAATTGCGTTGCTATAAAAGGATTTAATGATGGTGAAATATACGACTTTATGGAACTGATTAGATATAATCCGATTGATGTTAGGTTTATAGAATTAATGCCAATAGGAGAAGGTCAGAAAGTATATAAAAATGGATATATAAATGTATACGAAATGATAGAATCTATTGAAGGATTATACCATGTACCATCAGAAGATAATTCACCTGCTAAATACTATAAATATGATGGAGCAAAAGGTAGAATAGGAGTTATAACTCCTCTTAGTTGCAGTTTTTGCAAAGATTGTAATAGAATAAGGGTAACATCTAATGGTAAAATAAAATTATGCCTTCATTCAAAAGAAGAAATAGATATTAAAAAATATCTTAATAGACCTTTAATATTTAGGGAAGCACTAAAAGATATGATTTTAGATAAACCAGAAAAACATAATCTAATAGAGAATCAGACTAGTGATACAACTAGAAAAATGTATGAAATTGGAGGATAG
- a CDS encoding MogA/MoaB family molybdenum cofactor biosynthesis protein, whose amino-acid sequence MFKVAIITLSDKGYEGKREDLTGARLKDYVENTGLYEVVHYKMIKDDKEMLINELIDICDNYKADLVLTNGGTGFSKRDITPEGTKCVIEREIPGISEYMRMKSSEITKKAILSRGISGIRKSSIIINLPGSPKGAVENLSFVIDTLDHGIEILRGDATECATSLKK is encoded by the coding sequence ATGTTTAAAGTAGCAATTATAACACTTAGTGATAAAGGGTATGAAGGGAAAAGAGAAGATTTAACTGGAGCAAGGCTTAAAGATTACGTAGAAAATACAGGATTATATGAAGTAGTTCATTATAAAATGATAAAAGACGATAAAGAAATGTTAATTAATGAACTTATAGATATTTGTGATAATTATAAAGCTGATTTGGTGCTAACTAATGGAGGTACAGGATTTTCTAAAAGAGATATAACTCCAGAAGGAACTAAGTGTGTTATAGAAAGAGAAATACCAGGAATTAGTGAATATATGAGAATGAAATCTTCTGAAATTACAAAAAAAGCAATATTAAGTAGGGGGATAAGTGGAATAAGAAAAAGCTCGATAATAATTAATTTACCTGGAAGTCCAAAAGGGGCAGTTGAAAACTTAAGTTTTGTAATTGACACTCTTGACCATGGAATTGAAATTCTTAGAGGAGACGCAACAGAGTGTGCCACTTCTTTAAAAAAATAA
- the yqeB gene encoding selenium-dependent molybdenum cofactor biosynthesis protein YqeB, translated as MENIVLIRGAGDLASAVIHKLHMCGFKVLALEVEKPLAIRRQVAFSEAVYEGEKEIEGVYCKLCKNISQIKEVLEENKVALYIDPKGEIIKEIKPKVVVDCILAKKNLGTNKDMADLTVGLGPGFSAGEDVDIVIETMRGHNLGRVIRNGRAKENTGIPGEINGVSKERVVYSCSNGIIRNLCNIGEVVRKNQVIAYIEDENGKKHEVLASIDGLLRGLIRDGSYVRNNLKILDIDPRLGESNNAYTISDKGRNIAGGVLEAILSNNIVPKF; from the coding sequence ATGGAGAATATTGTATTGATTAGGGGAGCGGGAGATCTAGCATCAGCAGTGATTCATAAACTTCATATGTGTGGATTTAAAGTTTTAGCTTTAGAAGTAGAAAAACCATTAGCAATAAGAAGGCAAGTAGCTTTTAGTGAAGCTGTATATGAAGGAGAAAAAGAAATAGAAGGGGTTTACTGTAAGCTATGTAAAAATATTTCTCAAATTAAAGAAGTTTTAGAAGAAAATAAAGTAGCTTTATATATAGATCCAAAAGGAGAAATAATAAAAGAAATAAAACCAAAGGTTGTAGTTGACTGTATATTAGCAAAGAAAAATTTAGGTACAAATAAAGATATGGCAGATTTAACAGTCGGGCTAGGTCCTGGTTTTTCTGCAGGTGAAGATGTAGATATAGTTATTGAAACTATGAGAGGACATAATTTAGGACGAGTAATAAGAAATGGAAGAGCAAAAGAAAATACAGGTATACCAGGAGAAATAAATGGTGTATCAAAAGAAAGAGTAGTTTATTCATGTTCTAATGGTATAATTAGAAATTTATGTAATATAGGTGAAGTAGTAAGAAAAAATCAAGTTATAGCATATATAGAAGATGAAAATGGTAAAAAACATGAAGTATTAGCAAGTATAGATGGATTACTAAGAGGCCTTATTAGAGATGGATCTTATGTAAGAAATAATTTAAAAATACTAGACATAGATCCTAGATTAGGTGAAAGTAATAATGCTTATACAATATCAGATAAGGGTAGAAATATAGCAGGAGGAGTATTAGAAGCTATACTATCTAATAATATAGTTCCTAAATTTTAG
- a CDS encoding YbjQ family protein — translation MGKDIGASLKTIVGGEIISYNEMMIEAREIAISRMVEQAKKMGANAIIGMRLGTSSVMQGASEVIVYGTAVVID, via the coding sequence ATAGGTAAAGATATAGGAGCAAGTTTAAAAACTATAGTTGGAGGAGAAATAATATCTTACAATGAAATGATGATAGAAGCAAGAGAAATAGCTATTAGTAGAATGGTTGAACAAGCAAAAAAAATGGGAGCTAATGCTATAATAGGTATGAGATTAGGGACATCATCAGTTATGCAAGGCGCTAGTGAAGTTATAGTATATGGAACGGCAGTAGTAATAGATTAG
- a CDS encoding sigma-70 family RNA polymerase sigma factor encodes MNTVKLVRKSKKGNNLAFSTLIKSYEKDLYKVAIAMTKNDDDALDCIQEAILQAYISIKDLRQDEYFKTWLIKILINKCNALLKKNKKILNLDVSIAENDKVEQSDRLELKDSINNLDSNLKIIVILYYYEDMSIKDISESLNIPQGTIKSRLSRARSKLKEMLSIDEEVL; translated from the coding sequence ATGAATACAGTAAAACTCGTAAGAAAAAGCAAAAAAGGAAATAACTTAGCTTTTTCAACACTAATTAAAAGTTATGAAAAAGATTTATATAAAGTAGCAATAGCTATGACTAAAAATGATGATGATGCACTTGACTGTATACAAGAAGCAATACTTCAAGCCTACATAAGTATAAAAGATTTAAGACAAGATGAGTATTTTAAAACATGGCTAATTAAAATCCTTATAAATAAATGTAATGCATTATTAAAAAAGAATAAAAAAATACTAAACTTAGATGTAAGTATTGCTGAAAATGATAAAGTAGAACAATCAGATAGATTAGAACTAAAAGATAGTATAAATAATTTAGATAGTAATTTAAAAATAATAGTAATTCTATACTATTATGAAGATATGAGTATAAAGGATATATCAGAAAGTTTAAATATACCACAAGGAACAATCAAATCAAGACTATCAAGAGCAAGAAGTAAGCTAAAAGAAATGCTAAGTATAGATGAGGAGGTACTGTAA